The genomic DNA ACCATATCATTATTGATTAGGGTTGTCATCATATCTGATGTTATTGATTAGGGTTGTCACCATATCATTAATCATTAGGGTTGTCACCATATCTGATGTTATTGATTAGGGTTGTCACCATATCATTATTGATTAGGGTTGTCACCATATCTGATGTTATTGATTAGGGCTGTCACCATATCTGATGTTATTGATTAGGGTTGTCACCATGTCTGATGTTATTGATTAAGGCTTTCACCACCAACACAGAGCAGGGTAAAGTCtttgcagcccaattctgatccttTTATTATTATTGACAGAGgcgatctgattggtcaaaagaccaattactgACAGAGGCGATCTGATTGGGCAAAAGTGGGAAAAAATATGTGAATTTGGGCTTCCTGTATAATAGTTCATGCAGTCGTCATGTAGGCGCAAATCATACAATTTTCatccccataatgcaacacactttggaAAGCGACGTGACAAAGGTGATTTGCTCGAGCGCGCCCATCGTGCCCTATAGATTGGAAAATTAGTCCATGTGATTTATATGACAACTTCCGGGCTGTTTGTTTCCAACTAGGGATAGCTGGTTTTGGGATGACTTCATATATATTCACATTTCCATCCACCTGAGGTTTTcatttgcgtgtgtgtttgtccagttgTACGAGCAGTCCCACCCATTCCATCGCCCCGGAGGCCACGCCCTCGCTCACAGCGAAGAGGAAGTGGAGCAACAACAACAGGAATTAGAAGGGGCTAACCCAAAGCACAGCCAATCAGCCATTGAGGTGGTCTTCTCTGCAGAATTCCAGCGGTCTCACCTCCCACAAGCTTTCCACCTATCAGTTGCCTACCCTAAGCAAAGATCCGCCTCTACTTCCAGGGTGGAGGGGGGGGCAACAGCAGGGAGGGGCATAGTTTCATCGGAGGAGGGGTTTACCATGGAAACAGCAAGGCGAGACGCCGGCCCAACCCCCAGTCCGCCTCCGATGTGCATCAATTGGTTCTCCTGTACCCCAGTAACCCCGCCTACCAGTTCCAGCCGGTCCTTCCAACATTTCCATTGGCATGCTACCCGCACGGACACGCCTATCTGTCGGACATATCCGTCGCCTCGTTGGAGCGTGTCCCGCAGATGTGTTGGATAGACCATGCCTCTTTGGCGGGGCTGACACACCCTTCTCTCGACTCGCACTCTGATTCGTCGTAACCTCAGGCGTAACCTCTGCCCATCCAGGTTGGGATTGGCTAAGGTGTACCAGGGTGGGCTTTCAACTGGAAATGCAGCCAGGTGATTGGACTTATGAAGAATAGAGGTGGGACATTACAGCGACGACCTCAACTTCCTGCCGGGACTTCCTCGTCGTGCCGCCAAAACCGGACGTCAAGTTGCCCCAAGTAGTCCCTCCTACCTGCCTCTAAACTCCTCCCCCTTACCAGACCGGCCCACCTCGGTATGTGTTCTAGGGGGGGCCGGTGGAAGCTACAGTGATTCAGACCCAGAGGTCTTCTATCCCTACTGCTGCCCAGCACCCCCGTTATGCAAAGTGGTACAGTCCAATGCTCTGGCTAGGATGAGGTTCCCCTCTGGGAGTTTACAACTGGGGGGGAGATATAGCAGTGAGGGAGAGGGTTACTAAACTGAGACTTTAGAattgcggtgtgtgtgtgagtgtgtagatcAGCGAGGGttttgtgtgtatggtgtgtgtgtgtgtgtgtgtgtgtatgtatggtgtctgtgtgtgtgtgtgttgtgtgatgttGGGTGTGtatttatggtgtgtgtgtgcaggtttgATGACAATGCACATGGTGTCTGTGATGTTTGTGTTTGTATTGAATGTTTGTCACAGACATGAGAAATGTGTGTTTCCAtgtctggtgtgtgtttgtgtggtgtgtgtgtgtatggtgtgttatgtatggtgtctgtgtgtgtgtttgaatgatgTTTCTCCtgtatggtgtgtgtttgtgtgaacaaACACTATTTACATCAACAGAAATAAATTCTCATTCCACTATTAGTATTACTTATTCATATGGTAATATGTGTGTAATATTTAAATGTAAAGAAATGTCTGTGAGTTGTCGGTctgtgtgggaagaactgaaaacgTAGATGGtgctctgacctgtgtgtgtgggttctaGGTGTGGgttctagctgtgtctgtgtgtgtctctgggggTATTCATTCTAGCTGCATGCTGGATTAGAACACTGGTCAACAATCCAAACAACTCTACACTCCTTGTGTGAACACTGTTTGAcacttcactgtctctctgtgtgtgtgtgtgtgtgtgtctctgtgtgtgtgtgtgtctgtctgtgtgtgtgtgtgtgtgtctctgtgtgtgtgtgtgtgtgtgtgtgtgtctctgtgtgtgtgtgtgtgtgtgtgtgtgtgtgtctctgtgtgtgtgtctctgtgtgtgtctctgtgtgtgtgtgtgtctgtgtgtgtgtgtgtgtgtgtctctgtgtgtgtgtgtgtctctgtgtgtgtgtgtgtgtgtgtgtgtgtgtgtgtgtgtgtgtctctgtgtgtgtgtgtgtctctgtgtgtgtgtctctggtgtgtgtgtgtgtgtgtctctgtgtgtgtgtgtgtgtctgtgtgtgtctctgtgtgtgtgtgtgtgtgtgtctctgtgtgtgtgtgtgtgtgtgtgtgtgtgtgtgtgtctgtgtgtgtgtgtgtgtgtgtgtgtgtgtgtgtgtgtgtgtgtgtgtctctgtgtgtgtgtgtgtgtgtgtctctgtgtgtgtgtgtgtgtgtctgtgtgtgtgtgtgtctgtgtgtgtctctgtgtgtgtgtgtgtgtgtctgtgtgtgtctctgtgtgtgtgtgtctctgtgtgtgtgtgtgtgtctgtgtgtgtgtgtgtgtgtgtgtgtgtgtgtctctgtgtgtgtgtgtgtgtctctgtgtgtgtgtgtgtgtgtgtgtgtctctgtgtgtgtgtgtgtgtgtgtgtgtgtgtgtgtgtgtgtgtgtctctgtgtgtgtgtgtgtctgtgtgtgtgtgtgtgtgtgtgtctctgtgtgtgtgtgtgtctctgtgtgtgtgtgtgtgtctctgtgtgtgtgtgtgtgtgtctctgtgtgtgtgtgtgtgtgtgtgtgtgtgtgtgtgtgtgtgtgtgtgtgtgtctgtgtgtgtgtgtgtgtgtgtgtgtgtgtgtgtgtgtgtgtgtgtgtgtgtgtctgtgtgtgtgtgtgtgtgtgtgtgtgtgtgtgtgtgtgtgtgtgtgtgtgtgtgtgtgtgtgtgtgtgtgtgtgtgtgtgtgtgtctgtgtgtgtgtgtgtgtgtgtgtgtgtgtctctgtgtgtatgtgtgtgtgtgtgtgtgtgtgtgtttgaacagacactgcctagttaaataaagaacagACTATGAACAGCAAAGATTTTGTAGACCTGGCTAGTTGGAATGTTTGTATTTCTGCCCCCCACTTCTCCTGCGCGCACACCCCATGTGAAATTCCTGGTCTCTGGCAGTgtttgtgtaacggatgtgaaacgctagctagttagcggtggtgcgtgctaatagcgtttcaatcggtgacgtcacttgctctgagaccttgaagtagtggttccccttgatCTGCAAGGGGaaccgcggcttttgtggagcgatgggtaatgatgcttcgagggtgactgttgttgatgtgtgcagagggtccctggttcgagcccggagATTGGGCGAGGGGacagtctaaagttatactgttacatttggAACTGCCAATCTGCAGTCAACAGGAACGAGTTCATCTCCACCTacgctgcccttcagtcccttgacCTTTTGTCTCTGACGGAGACACGGATCAGCCCAGAGAACTCTGCTACTCCAGCTGCACTCTCTTCATCTGACTACTTTTTCTCTCAGAGTCCGAGAGCATCTGGTCGTCGCGGTGGTGGCACAGGGCTACTCATTTCTCCTAAGTGGAGATTCTCTTCTCCCatttcctcacttccctcatcaactcatccctgactaTTGGCTCCGTCCCCTCTGACTTCAGAATGGCCCGATTCGCTCCACTTCTCAAGAAACCAACACAACTTATCCGACGTCAAAAACtacagacgagagagagggggaggggaggagagggggaaatgagagggggaggggaggaggagggaggaaatgagagggggaggggagacagaggaggtgagagggggagatagggggaggggagacagaggaggtgagagggggagatagggggaggggagacagggagagatgagacAAAAAATGAGATATTTAGGAAGATAAATATTAATTATTTTCTGTTCATCCACATTCAACCACCTGATGGCAGTAACAAGCAACATTTCACAGTGGCCACCCAGGGTGATTTCTCAAttgtatttccttgattcctcatgCTCTCCCACATTGAAGAACCCCAGATCTTCTCTAATGCGTTTTGAGAGAGATGGAAGTAAATACAATTTAGATTCACCCATGAACACACCCTCCCCACGTACCTTGGAAGACTGGATCCTTATTGAATCAGTGAACTCTTGGAGAGGTCAGtttacggagggagggagggagggagggagggagggagggagggagggagggagggagggagggagggagggagggagggagggagggagggagggagggagggctgctcTAAGGGATCAGAACACCCTTACAGGGTTTTTTATTTAACCCTGATTTtaacaggtaagttgactgagaacacattctcagcaacaacctggggaatagttacaggggaaatGAATGAGCCATTTGGAAACTGGGGATGACGTTGTGAGGGACTGATTGGGAATTTTGctaggacaccagggttaacacccgtacgataagtgccatgggatctttagtgaccacagagagtcaagaCACCTGTTTCACATTCTATCTGGAtaacagcaccctacacagggcaatgtccccaatcactgccctgggatatagggatgaccagggatgttctctgtttagtgagtcctccagatcagaggcagtagagatgatcagggatgttctctgtttagtgagtcctccagatcagaggcagtagggatgaccagggatgttctctgtttagtgagtcctccagatcagaggcagtagggatgaccagggatgttctctgtttagtgagtcctccagatcagtagggatgaccagggatgttctctgtttagtgagtcctccagatcagaggcagtagagatgaccatggatgttctctgtttagtgagtcctccagtagagatgaccagggatgttctctgtttagtgagtcctccagatagAGAcagtgaccagggatgttctctgtttagtgagtcctccagatcagaggcagtagggatgaccagggatgttctctgtttagtgagtcctccagatcagaggcagtagggatgaccagggatgttctctgtttagtgagtcctccagatcagaggcagtagggaccagggatgttctctgtttagtgagtcctccagatcagaggcagtagggatgaccagggatgttctctgtttagtgagtcctccagatcagaggcagtagggaccagggatgttctctgtttagtgagtcctccagatcagtagagatgaccagggatgttctctgtttagtgagtcctccagatcagagacagtagggacgaccagggatgttctctgtttagtgagtcctccagatcagaggcagtagatgaccagggatgttctctgtttagtgagtcctccagatcagagacagtagggacgaccagggatgttctctgttttgtgagtcctccagatcagaggcagtagatgaccagggatgttctctgtttagtgagtcctccagatcagaggcagtagggatgaccagggatgttctctgtttagtgagtcctccagatcagaggcagtagatgaccagggatgttctctgtttagtgagtcctccagatcagaggcagtagggatgaccagggatgttctctgtttagtgagtccaccagatcagaggcagtagggatgttctcttgataaatgtataaattggaccattttcctgtcctgctaaacgttcaaaatgtaacgagtacttttggttgtcagggaaaatgtacggagtaaaaaGTACCTTAATTATTTAGgactgtagtgaagtaaaagttgtcaaaaatataaatagtaaagtacagatacccccaaaaaatgacttaagtagtttaaagtatttttactaagTTCTATACACAACTGCACAAGGTTTATttaatcaaatatatatttttcataatgGTCAGGTTGTTACCAATGATATAGCTGGACTCGTGGCATTTCTgcaactttgaaaaaaaaaaaactttatatgTGAGTTGGGCTGTtgtcatagagatagatagaggactcatcttgaATATAAGCCATTTTAaacatggacattgccattgagggcttccaccattttaaagtagtcaactgggcgGGCATTTCTATgagttgggagcaatcagccaatgaagagAAAATGGACTACTTTAAACAGAAACcacctcaatggcgctgcccatgccgTCACAATGGCAGATACAAAGATgactcctctatctatctctatggcctgTTGTTCCACacgcgtatctgccctctcattggctagaatggtcctaCCTTATGGTCCCACcttttttgaccaatcagattggCTCTGATAAAGAGCTGccgtgaaaagatctgatgtgattggtgaaaagatcaattagtgggaaaaaaaaatctgaactgaGCTATCTGCGTAAATGCAGCCACAGAACAGTTTATGCAAAGTCTCTGTGGTGTCTTCATGTGATGATGGGGGTATTGAAgcatctctctgctctcctccttttctcttcccTTCATAGTGCGCTCTCTGAGGTGGTGGTGAAGTTCGATCCAAAGTGCAAGGAGTTCTTCCTGGATGAGAAGACTCCAAATATTCCGGGTATTTTGCTTGATGGGACTGCACAGAACCATTACAAACCGATTTGCCAGTTGTTCAACAACATCTACAGGTATGCAACTCTTTATGACACAACCAACAGGATCCCTGTGTTCTCAGCCTACACCTTCATTGGTACTGGGGGAGACAGCATCAAAAGGCCAGCATGGAAGATAGAACCCCAGGTAACTTGATGAATTAATTATTTGTGCATTAATGATAATGTTATTTAAAATGATTgaacatatactgtatgtgtaagaTGCGTGAATACTCTTGTCAATAGATCTGTGAAGTATGTATCTTACAAGTTTTTTTCAAATAAATATTGTTCCTGTAGCTGGATGAAGACAAAGATCCCAATATGGCACTGGCTACCCCGGGAATCAATTACCCAAATCAGGCTGTCAAAGAAGACTATGTtggggcagaggacacacacaaggTGAACAGAGGTCACATGTTTCCAAATGAGCATGCGCGTGATACAGAAAGCAAGAATTCCACCTTTACCCTAACCAACTGCGTTCCGCAAGCAGTGACCTCAAATGCGTTTAGCTGGTGTAACATGGAGAAAAGTGTCAAAAAGATTCTTGAGAACAACTGTAAGGATGCTAACGACAAGATAAAAGCCTATGTGGTGACCGGAGCGGTGCCCAGTAATGACCACACACTGAAGAACCGAGTGAACATCCCATCTCACCTGTGGTCTGCCTATTGTTGTTACAACAGAAACCTGGATAAGTGGATGGCCAAGGCCTATTGGAGCGAGAATGTAGCAGAGGTATGTGGGAAAAAAAGGTTGAAACCACTTGCGTTGCCAGATCTGTATGAAAAGCTGAACGTAATCTACCCCGGAGGCGAAGTCAGTGTATTTCCCCAGCAGTGTTCAAGTGATTTCCAGCTCAGGTTAGCAGGTGAATATTTAGATTCAGACgggaaggacagaggaagagatggaTATGGGCAAGAAGAGGATGATGAGTGTGCCTGTCCTTCTGGAAAGACTGTGAAACAGGTAGACAACTGAATCTAGCTGCCGGACAAATGCATGATATTGACCGCAAATAGATATTGTATTTGACAATATTATACTGTAATAATTTCAAACATTGATTACAGAATTTCAATCAAGATGTTTCTGTATATATTCATGGGAATAATTGATGACTTCTTGATTAAAATAATTTGACCTGAATTCCTTGTGATTAGTCTTTTTGTCCAACAATAATGAAAAATACAAAATGTGCATTTGTTTGGTCTCCATTTTACGATCCCCAAATCAGCACCGTCCgagtatgaaggtagttttgtgcctcCCCGAGATGTTGTAAAAATAACACATTTCCTGAGCTTATGTCTCCTAGATAcaggacaaaaacttcaaaaccTGGTTTTCTTATTTGTTGACTGTCTGttgttgccatttatgaatgtgtaatTCAATGCATTTCTCTGGGCtacagtagtaaaggccaaattcagtatttgatcaaatacattttctttatatAACTTtttgatacctaaaggggtcctaaaattcttaATGAAACATTTAAATCAGGCATAGTATAACCAACTAAAACCCTCCAACGGCTAACACTTCTAACAGTGTACTATTCTCCCACTCGGCCTatatatttcacacacacacacacacacacacacacacacacacacacgttttgttAGAAGTATTTTAGTCTCACAACATTACTCAGAATATCAACAGGACTTATTATTATTCAGCTGTATAATTGATAGGTAGCTCTTGTCCGTGTTGTCACGTGCATCTAGCAGGTTCGGCACCAGCAAGTCGCACGTAACGCCTTGGACCAGATCTAAATCATTAGGATGTAGTGTAACAACACGTTACAGTTAgatcgcatcccaaatggcactctatccccttcatagggcactacttaAAAGAAGGGCACAATGGCCCATAaagccctggtcaacagcaggGCACTATGGCCAATAGGGCTCAGGTCAATAGCAGTAGGGAATAGGGAGGCATTTGGGACTCCGCTTAGTTAGATATTACAACAATTAACCAGAGAGTGTGACAGACAACAGGAGACAACTGTATAATAGAAAATCaactatttaaaaataaaacacataaCAATGCCAATGACTGCAGAGAGtgagtgaaatatatatataatcatataATCACAAGTCGATCAAAAACCAATAAATATCACCAGGTCTGTAgcactcagtgatttattttactgtagaaatggaGTGTGTCAGTTTTTACAGTAAAAATCAGTTTCTACAgtaaaataaatcactgagtgcTACAGACCTGGTGATATTTATTGGTTTTTGATCGACCGGAGATTGATTGGTGTGATGGCGAGTGCAGGCTTCTCCAGGTTCCCTCCCAGTCCAGTAGGGGACTATTAGTCCTCCCAGTCCAGTAGGGGACTATTAGTCCTCCCAGTCCAGTAGGGGACTATTAGTCCAGTAGGGGACTATTTGTCCAGTAGGGGACTATTAGTCCTCCCAGTCCAGTAGGGGACTATTAGTCCAGTAGGGGACTATTAGTCCTCCCAGTCCAGTAGGGGACTATTAGTCCAGTAGGGGACTATTAGTCCTAACAGCCCGTCCAGTAGGGGACTATTAGTCCTAACAGCCAGTCCAGTAGGGGACTATCAGTCCTGACAGCCAGTCCAGTAGGGGACTATTAGTCCTAACAGCCAGTCCAGAAGGGGACTATTAGTCCTAACAGCCAGTCCAGTAGGGGACTACTAGTCCTAA from Oncorhynchus tshawytscha isolate Ot180627B linkage group LG15, Otsh_v2.0, whole genome shotgun sequence includes the following:
- the LOC112239906 gene encoding endonuclease domain-containing 1 protein is translated as MMGVLKHLSALLLFSSLHSALSEVVVKFDPKCKEFFLDEKTPNIPGILLDGTAQNHYKPICQLFNNIYRYATLYDTTNRIPVFSAYTFIGTGGDSIKRPAWKIEPQLDEDKDPNMALATPGINYPNQAVKEDYVGAEDTHKVNRGHMFPNEHARDTESKNSTFTLTNCVPQAVTSNAFSWCNMEKSVKKILENNCKDANDKIKAYVVTGAVPSNDHTLKNRVNIPSHLWSAYCCYNRNLDKWMAKAYWSENVAEVCGKKRLKPLALPDLYEKLNVIYPGGEVSVFPQQCSSDFQLRLAGEYLDSDGKDRGRDGYGQEEDDECACPSGKTVKQVDN